The Streptomyces achromogenes genome window below encodes:
- a CDS encoding membrane-associated oxidoreductase, whose product MDITDLTPLERHIWRAFPRGVAIDVCPDESEDPATIQGAERTVRAEVIRALLLGSSSEPGEAPALRVAGAKITGVLDLRHAEIHHPIRLTSCHFQHSLELDGTHARQLDFSGSCLPALAATSLRVDGALRLTNCRVAGSVQLSNAVITSGIFLDHARLGNDGEWALRLDHASVGADVRARGLVALGGIRLSTAHVAGAVDLEDAQVKNANGDALDAARLTVGTVLNAGGLTTEGRIRLTGAKVAGWISFIEAKLSNPGGVALGISSCEATQLTLRDAQPVSGDVKMHYASFKVIEAAPQVWPATVRLEGLTYEALAPRLPAADRLALLQRDADGFVPHSYEQLAAFYRRVGDDADARTVQLAKQRRRRGTLPWYAKLWGYIQDATVGYGFRPTRAGGWLLALLLLGSAAYGTHHPPPVEHGKGPGLNAPIYTLDLLLPIIDFGQQNAFAPTGVFQWLSYLLIAVGWVLATTVAAGVTRTLSRQ is encoded by the coding sequence ATGGACATCACAGACCTGACGCCTCTGGAACGTCACATCTGGCGGGCGTTCCCCCGTGGTGTAGCGATCGACGTCTGCCCAGACGAGAGTGAGGACCCCGCAACGATTCAGGGCGCGGAACGAACTGTTCGGGCTGAGGTCATCCGGGCCCTCCTCCTGGGAAGTTCATCCGAACCCGGAGAAGCGCCCGCTCTGCGCGTCGCCGGTGCGAAGATCACCGGCGTCCTCGACCTCCGGCACGCAGAGATACACCATCCGATCCGTCTGACCTCCTGCCACTTCCAGCACTCCTTGGAACTCGACGGGACGCATGCTCGCCAACTTGACTTCAGCGGGTCCTGCCTTCCCGCTCTGGCGGCCACGTCCCTTCGCGTCGACGGTGCACTCCGGCTCACGAACTGCCGGGTAGCGGGAAGCGTCCAGCTGAGCAACGCGGTGATAACCAGCGGGATCTTCCTGGACCACGCGCGCCTTGGGAATGATGGCGAATGGGCGCTCCGACTCGATCACGCCTCTGTCGGTGCCGATGTACGGGCACGGGGCCTCGTGGCACTGGGTGGAATCCGCCTCAGCACGGCGCATGTCGCAGGGGCTGTCGACCTAGAAGATGCCCAGGTCAAGAACGCGAATGGCGATGCCCTCGACGCCGCGCGGCTCACCGTCGGAACCGTCCTCAACGCTGGTGGCCTCACTACTGAGGGCCGAATCAGGCTCACCGGCGCCAAGGTCGCAGGCTGGATCTCCTTCATCGAAGCCAAGCTCAGCAATCCAGGCGGCGTCGCACTGGGCATCAGCAGCTGCGAAGCCACCCAGCTGACGCTGCGAGATGCACAACCAGTCTCTGGCGACGTCAAAATGCACTACGCCAGCTTCAAGGTCATCGAGGCCGCGCCACAGGTCTGGCCAGCCACGGTACGGCTGGAGGGACTGACGTACGAGGCGCTTGCCCCGCGCCTTCCCGCCGCAGATCGGCTCGCCTTGTTGCAGCGCGATGCTGACGGCTTCGTCCCTCACAGCTACGAGCAACTTGCTGCCTTTTACCGCCGCGTTGGCGATGACGCCGACGCCCGCACCGTCCAACTCGCCAAGCAGCGTCGACGCAGGGGCACTCTGCCCTGGTACGCCAAGCTATGGGGTTACATCCAGGACGCCACCGTGGGCTACGGCTTCCGCCCCACCCGTGCTGGTGGCTGGCTCCTGGCTCTGCTCCTTCTGGGCTCAGCCGCGTATGGAACGCACCATCCACCACCCGTCGAGCACGGCAAAGGCCCAGGGCTCAATGCCCCCATCTATACCCTGGACCTCCTGCTGCCGATCATCGACTTCGGTCAGCAGAATGCCTTCGCACCGACCGGCGTTTTCCAGTGGCTGTCCTACCTACTGATCGCCGTCGGTTGGGTTCTCGCTACGACCGTCGCCGCCGGGGTCACACGCACCCTCAGCCGCCAGTAG
- a CDS encoding YybH family protein yields the protein MKPEVVHERFAQYLKDQDLDGLGSLFDEDAMFVPGPGQQPVYGRESIKEALTPYLASPSTMEVVAASVHQNGDLAMVQPSWRITSESGIVEGKAVEVMRRTAEGDWVYIIDNPYGV from the coding sequence ATGAAGCCGGAAGTGGTGCACGAGCGCTTCGCCCAGTACCTCAAGGACCAGGACCTCGACGGCCTGGGTTCCCTGTTCGACGAAGACGCCATGTTCGTACCGGGACCGGGACAGCAGCCGGTCTACGGCAGGGAAAGCATCAAGGAAGCACTGACGCCCTACCTCGCCTCGCCCAGCACCATGGAGGTGGTGGCCGCGTCGGTCCATCAGAACGGCGACCTGGCGATGGTCCAGCCGTCCTGGCGGATCACGAGCGAGAGCGGCATCGTGGAGGGGAAGGCGGTCGAGGTGATGAGGAGGACGGCCGAGGGGGACTGGGTCTACATCATCGACAACCCCTACGGCGTCTGA
- a CDS encoding DsbA family protein translates to MVRRGRWAVVCAAALLVMVGCGQRQAQYGPDFTSAEEVPEKLSTNGVTIMVGDPDAPVTVHLYEDPRCPYCEEFETTGGSSHLREAVLDRWARVEYTLASFLDDRVGGTGSKKAVNALRAALEAGKFVEYHEVLYANQPDESVDGYTDASLLELAGQVEGLRGPEFDAAVKSMKYRSFVTSSQKAYEEAGGTQEPEGPGTPTAVINGKRIPLEYNALLLQSDAFAELLQKVHDEPGEWQDTKL, encoded by the coding sequence ATGGTGCGTAGGGGACGGTGGGCTGTCGTGTGCGCGGCTGCGTTACTGGTGATGGTGGGGTGCGGGCAGCGCCAGGCGCAGTACGGCCCTGACTTCACCAGCGCCGAGGAAGTGCCGGAAAAGCTCAGTACGAACGGCGTCACCATCATGGTCGGTGATCCCGACGCGCCGGTGACAGTGCACCTGTACGAGGACCCCCGCTGCCCGTACTGCGAGGAGTTCGAGACCACCGGCGGCAGTTCGCACCTGCGGGAGGCAGTACTCGACCGCTGGGCCAGAGTCGAATACACCCTCGCCTCCTTCCTGGACGACCGGGTCGGCGGCACCGGTTCGAAGAAGGCCGTCAACGCACTGCGCGCCGCGCTGGAGGCAGGCAAGTTCGTGGAGTACCACGAGGTGCTGTACGCCAACCAGCCCGATGAGAGCGTCGACGGCTACACCGACGCCTCCCTGCTGGAACTGGCCGGCCAAGTGGAGGGCCTGCGCGGCCCGGAGTTCGACGCAGCCGTGAAATCCATGAAATACCGCTCCTTCGTGACTTCCTCTCAGAAGGCCTACGAGGAGGCCGGGGGAACACAGGAGCCCGAAGGCCCCGGTACGCCCACCGCGGTGATCAACGGCAAGCGGATCCCGTTGGAGTACAACGCCCTGCTCCTGCAGAGCGACGCTTTCGCCGAACTGCTGCAGAAGGTCCACGACGAGCCCGGAGAGTGGCAGGACACCAAGCTCTGA
- a CDS encoding MBL fold metallo-hydrolase: protein MATDDAVIRAVNTVTVLGGPTALIRLAGWTLLTDPTFDAAGTEYQDGPVSVRKTADPALKPGELPALDAVLVSHTGHLDNLDTAGRAVASAASQVFTTVAGATDLGGAAVGLEPWQTRTLSTPGRMPLNITAVPARHGPVGTEDITGPVTGFLLHTDDGSTPSVYVSGDTVDLDAMSALAGRYRVDVALLHLGAAGFEAFGDIRLSLTAVQAVEARRLLGDPLVVAVHAEGWAHYTEDRGHVQQTFDAAGAPLHWPTPGEPVTLPDPHTL from the coding sequence GTGGCAACCGACGACGCCGTGATCCGCGCCGTGAACACAGTGACGGTGCTCGGCGGCCCCACCGCGCTGATCCGCCTGGCCGGCTGGACGCTGCTGACCGACCCGACCTTCGACGCCGCCGGCACCGAGTACCAGGACGGCCCGGTTTCGGTGCGCAAGACCGCCGACCCGGCGCTGAAGCCCGGGGAACTGCCCGCTCTCGACGCGGTCCTGGTCAGCCACACCGGGCATCTGGACAACCTCGACACCGCCGGGCGTGCGGTGGCCTCCGCTGCCTCGCAGGTGTTCACCACCGTCGCCGGCGCCACCGATCTCGGGGGTGCGGCCGTCGGCCTGGAGCCCTGGCAGACCCGGACCCTGTCGACGCCGGGCCGCATGCCGCTGAACATCACCGCGGTCCCCGCCCGCCACGGTCCCGTCGGCACCGAGGACATCACCGGTCCGGTCACCGGCTTCCTCCTGCACACCGATGACGGCTCCACGCCGAGCGTGTACGTCTCCGGTGACACCGTCGACCTGGACGCGATGAGCGCCCTGGCCGGCCGGTACCGCGTCGACGTGGCGCTGCTGCACCTGGGCGCGGCCGGCTTCGAGGCATTCGGTGACATACGACTGTCGCTGACCGCGGTCCAGGCCGTCGAGGCCCGCCGCCTGCTCGGCGACCCCCTCGTGGTGGCCGTGCATGCCGAGGGCTGGGCGCACTACACCGAAGACCGCGGCCACGTCCAGCAGACCTTCGACGCCGCCGGCGCCCCGCTGCACTGGCCCACCCCGGGTGAACCCGTCACCCTGCCCGACCCCCACACCCTCTGA
- a CDS encoding winged helix-turn-helix transcriptional regulator translates to MQESTRGNVRNPACPGRQLFDLVTARWAALVLVDLMDGPQRWSELRRRAGGVSDKMLAQTLRDLETGGLITRTVHTSRPPTVLYALTDLARDATPALQHLQNWAEEHTHDYDHHRRTHTTHPTP, encoded by the coding sequence GTGCAGGAAAGCACGCGCGGCAACGTCCGTAATCCCGCCTGCCCCGGCAGGCAGCTGTTCGACCTGGTCACCGCCCGGTGGGCCGCCCTGGTCCTGGTCGACCTCATGGACGGCCCGCAACGCTGGTCCGAGCTGCGCCGTCGGGCCGGCGGCGTCAGCGACAAAATGCTCGCGCAGACCCTGCGCGACCTCGAAACCGGCGGACTTATCACCCGCACCGTTCACACCAGCCGCCCACCGACGGTGCTGTACGCCCTGACCGACCTCGCCCGCGACGCCACCCCCGCACTGCAACACCTGCAGAACTGGGCCGAAGAACACACCCACGACTACGACCACCACCGACGCACCCACACCACCCACCCGACACCCTGA